A genomic window from Arthrobacter sp. FW305-BF8 includes:
- a CDS encoding siderophore-interacting protein produces MTSLPATTSATKKSRPQVTLAVLRREQLSAHMVRIVAGGAGFADYVNNDFVDRYVKIVFPQPAVDYPQPLDLWAIRETMPREQWPHTRTYTVRWVDTAAGELAIDFVVHGDEGLAGPWAATAQPGDSLIFTGPGGGYNPDPAADWYLLAGDEAALPAVAAVIESLPAHARGLAFLEVDSDADVQPISAPSGLELVWLQRGGIPAGESSQLVDAVRSASWPDGRVDVFAHGERGYMKGLREVLFRERGLDRSQVSLSGYWAKGRVEDVFQAEKKLPIGKI; encoded by the coding sequence ATGACTTCCCTTCCGGCCACCACCAGCGCCACCAAGAAATCCCGCCCGCAGGTCACCTTGGCTGTCCTTCGGCGGGAGCAGCTGTCCGCGCACATGGTGCGGATCGTCGCGGGCGGCGCGGGGTTCGCTGATTACGTCAACAACGACTTCGTGGACCGGTACGTCAAGATCGTCTTTCCGCAGCCTGCGGTGGACTACCCCCAGCCCCTGGACCTCTGGGCCATCCGGGAAACGATGCCCCGGGAGCAGTGGCCGCACACCCGGACCTACACGGTCCGCTGGGTGGATACCGCGGCCGGAGAACTGGCCATCGATTTCGTCGTCCACGGAGACGAAGGCCTGGCGGGCCCCTGGGCTGCCACGGCCCAGCCGGGCGACAGCCTCATTTTTACCGGCCCCGGAGGCGGCTACAACCCGGATCCGGCCGCGGACTGGTACCTGCTGGCCGGGGACGAGGCCGCGTTGCCGGCCGTGGCCGCCGTCATCGAGTCCCTGCCGGCGCATGCCAGGGGCCTGGCCTTTCTCGAGGTGGACTCCGACGCTGACGTCCAGCCGATCAGCGCCCCGTCCGGTCTCGAACTGGTCTGGCTGCAGCGCGGCGGCATCCCGGCCGGCGAGAGCAGCCAGCTGGTGGACGCCGTGCGCAGTGCCTCCTGGCCCGATGGCCGGGTGGATGTTTTTGCCCACGGCGAGCGTGGCTACATGAAGGGCCTGCGGGAGGTGCTGTTCCGCGAGCGCGGCCTGGACCGCAGCCAGGTTTCACTGTCCGGCTACTGGGCCAAGGGCCGCGTCGAGGACGTTTTCCAGGCCGAGAAGAAGCTGCCGATCGGCAAGATCTAA
- a CDS encoding DUF3263 domain-containing protein: MAEPLQDRLTERESQWESGRESERESGLERGLRSRSLLEDFKLRDSPLSEREQQILALERQWWKYAGAKEQAIRELFDLSATHYYQILNALIDTEHALAHDPMLVKRLRRLRTSRQRARTARRLGSDA; encoded by the coding sequence GTGGCCGAGCCGTTGCAGGACCGTCTCACCGAGCGGGAATCACAGTGGGAATCAGGGCGGGAATCGGAGCGGGAATCAGGGCTGGAGCGCGGGCTGCGGAGCCGCTCGCTGCTGGAGGACTTCAAGCTCAGGGACTCGCCGCTGAGCGAACGGGAGCAGCAGATTCTCGCGCTCGAACGTCAGTGGTGGAAGTACGCCGGCGCCAAGGAACAGGCCATCCGGGAGCTCTTCGACCTGTCCGCGACGCACTACTACCAGATCCTCAACGCACTGATCGATACCGAGCACGCGCTGGCCCACGACCCAATGCTCGTGAAGAGATTGCGTAGACTACGTACGTCACGTCAGCGGGCCCGCACAGCACGCCGCCTTGGATCTGACGCGTAA
- a CDS encoding uracil-DNA glycosylase, whose product MDTVTEPEPLFDLEPAPAAGPDFAELARLPFDELMAPDWADALAGVEAELRSVLTFLAAEEADGRRVLPSASNVLRAFRQPLNGVRVLIVGQDPYPTPGHAVGLAFSVDAGTRPIPRSLANIYKELESDLNLPPRIHGDLGAWADQGVLLLNRVLSVREGAAGSHRGKGWETITTAAVTAVVGRRTAGGTTAPLVAVLWGKDAEGVRPLLGSTPVVASAHPSPLSASRGFFGSRPFSRANALLTEQGGGPVDWELPAIPPLSSVQGA is encoded by the coding sequence ATGGACACCGTGACGGAACCTGAACCGCTCTTCGACCTCGAACCTGCACCGGCGGCCGGCCCGGACTTTGCGGAGCTCGCCAGGCTGCCGTTCGACGAGCTCATGGCACCCGACTGGGCCGATGCCCTGGCGGGAGTGGAGGCCGAGTTGAGGTCCGTGCTGACGTTCCTCGCGGCCGAGGAGGCGGACGGACGGCGGGTGCTGCCGTCGGCGTCGAACGTCCTCCGGGCATTCCGGCAGCCGTTGAACGGGGTTCGGGTCCTGATTGTGGGCCAGGATCCCTACCCCACCCCCGGACACGCTGTGGGGCTCGCCTTTTCCGTGGACGCCGGCACCCGCCCCATCCCGCGCAGCCTGGCCAACATCTACAAGGAGCTTGAATCGGACCTGAACCTGCCACCGCGGATCCACGGTGACCTCGGAGCCTGGGCGGACCAGGGAGTACTGCTGCTGAACCGGGTGCTGAGCGTACGTGAGGGCGCCGCCGGGTCACACCGCGGCAAGGGCTGGGAAACGATCACGACGGCGGCGGTGACCGCTGTCGTGGGCCGCCGGACAGCGGGGGGAACCACCGCGCCGCTCGTGGCTGTGCTTTGGGGCAAGGACGCCGAGGGTGTCCGCCCCCTGCTGGGCAGCACCCCCGTCGTGGCCAGCGCCCACCCCAGCCCGCTGTCCGCCTCGCGGGGATTCTTCGGTTCGCGGCCGTTCAGCCGCGCCAATGCCCTGCTGACGGAGCAGGGCGGCGGGCCTGTGGACTGGGAGCTCCCGGCCATCCCACCGCTCAGCTCCGTTCAAGGAGCTTAG